From a region of the Methanolobus tindarius DSM 2278 genome:
- the radA gene encoding DNA repair and recombination protein RadA, which translates to MSEVLLEELDHVGPATAQKLKDAGFTTVEAIAVSSPAELATAAEIGESTAAKIILAARQSADIGGFETGDMVMERRKLVGKLTTGCTEFDEMMGGGIDTQAITELYGEFGSGKTQVAHQLAVNVQLPKEQGGLSGSVVIIDTENTFRPERIKQMVEGLSEKYGQEYDPEEFLKHIHVARAYNSNHQILLVDSAMELANELKDSDMPVRLFIVDSLTAHFRAEYIGRGTLADRQQKLNKHLHGLQKCGDLYNASVIVTNQVMSKPDAFFGDPTKPIGGHIVGHTATFRLYLRKSKGDKRIVKLVDSPNLPDGEAIISVTTPGLRDP; encoded by the coding sequence ATGTCAGAAGTGTTATTGGAAGAACTGGACCATGTAGGTCCGGCGACCGCACAGAAATTAAAAGATGCAGGTTTTACAACCGTTGAAGCAATTGCTGTTTCCTCCCCGGCAGAACTCGCAACCGCAGCTGAAATTGGTGAATCCACCGCAGCAAAGATTATTCTTGCTGCCAGGCAGTCAGCTGATATTGGTGGCTTTGAAACGGGAGATATGGTAATGGAACGCAGGAAACTTGTGGGCAAGCTTACCACAGGATGTACTGAATTCGATGAAATGATGGGCGGTGGCATAGACACTCAGGCAATTACTGAACTCTATGGTGAATTTGGTTCCGGTAAAACACAGGTTGCACACCAGCTTGCTGTCAATGTCCAATTACCAAAGGAACAGGGGGGACTTAGTGGCTCCGTAGTTATTATCGATACTGAGAACACCTTCAGGCCTGAAAGAATCAAACAGATGGTTGAAGGTCTTTCTGAAAAATACGGTCAGGAATATGATCCTGAAGAGTTCCTGAAACACATACATGTAGCACGTGCATATAATTCCAATCACCAGATATTGCTTGTAGATTCTGCAATGGAACTTGCAAATGAGCTAAAAGACAGTGATATGCCAGTGAGACTTTTCATTGTGGACTCCCTGACAGCTCATTTCAGGGCGGAATATATCGGAAGGGGAACACTTGCAGACAGGCAGCAGAAACTTAACAAACACCTGCATGGTCTCCAGAAATGTGGTGACCTCTACAACGCATCTGTTATAGTTACAAACCAGGTTATGTCAAAACCAGATGCCTTCTTTGGTGATCCGACCAAGCCAATAGGAGGACACATAGTTGGCCACACGGCAACTTTCAGGCTTTACCTGCGTAAATCCAAGGGTGATAAGAGAATTGTCAAACTCGTAGACTCTCCAAACCTTCCTGACGGTGAAGCTATCATTTCTGTAACTACTCCAGGTCTGCGTGATCCATAA
- a CDS encoding phosphopantetheine adenylyltransferase: MARVVVGGTFECLHDGHKELIHKAFELAGNSGIVDIGLTSNEMANRRPRHVPDYDTRKKNLLKYINEISEGQEYTILELNEPFGKTLNVDYDYIVVSPETHPVALKINQLRSEKKMKQIEVVRVDFVLADDKIPISSTRIAHGEIDIHGHLK, from the coding sequence ATGGCCAGAGTAGTAGTAGGCGGGACTTTTGAATGCCTGCATGACGGACACAAAGAACTTATCCATAAAGCATTCGAACTTGCCGGAAACAGCGGAATTGTTGACATCGGACTTACATCCAATGAAATGGCAAACAGACGTCCACGTCATGTTCCGGATTATGATACAAGGAAGAAGAATCTTCTTAAATACATCAATGAAATTTCAGAAGGCCAGGAATATACAATACTGGAACTCAATGAACCTTTTGGGAAAACACTAAATGTGGACTATGATTACATTGTAGTTTCACCGGAAACTCATCCTGTTGCACTGAAAATAAATCAGCTCAGGAGTGAGAAGAAAATGAAGCAAATTGAGGTTGTCAGGGTTGATTTTGTGCTTGCCGACGACAAAATACCCATATCTTCTACAAGAATAGCCCACGGTGAAATAGATATCCACGGGCATCTGAAGTAA
- a CDS encoding TIM barrel protein has translation MKPSRLLFGTAGTPKSSKKRNSISGIERVKELGLDCMELEFVRGVKMGESTAANVREKSFDEDISLSVHGPYYINLNSQEPEKIDASIERIYKSSRIGSLCGARNIVFHPAYYHKESSEKVYKKVFSLLEQLVSRLNDEGIEVILRPETTGKGTQFGSLQENVKLGAEIDNVLPCIDFAHLHARSNGAENSYEEFSATLELVENELGREGLDDMHMHVSGIEYGEKGERNHLNLDDSDMQYSELTRALKDFKVKGLLICESPDNEGDAALLKRTYEGL, from the coding sequence ATGAAACCTTCCAGACTGCTATTTGGAACTGCAGGCACACCAAAAAGTTCCAAAAAAAGAAACAGCATATCGGGCATCGAAAGAGTGAAGGAACTCGGACTTGACTGTATGGAACTTGAGTTTGTCCGTGGAGTTAAAATGGGCGAATCCACTGCCGCAAACGTCCGGGAGAAATCATTTGATGAAGATATTTCATTGAGCGTTCATGGCCCTTACTATATCAATCTGAATTCACAGGAACCTGAAAAAATAGATGCCAGTATAGAAAGGATCTATAAATCATCAAGAATCGGCAGCCTCTGCGGTGCAAGGAACATTGTGTTTCATCCTGCATATTATCACAAAGAAAGTTCTGAAAAAGTCTACAAAAAGGTGTTTTCATTACTGGAACAACTTGTTTCAAGGCTGAATGACGAAGGCATAGAAGTAATACTCAGGCCTGAAACCACAGGAAAAGGAACACAGTTTGGCAGTCTTCAGGAAAACGTGAAACTTGGAGCAGAAATAGATAATGTACTCCCATGTATTGATTTTGCGCACCTGCATGCACGGAGTAATGGTGCTGAGAACAGCTATGAGGAATTCTCTGCAACGCTGGAACTTGTTGAGAATGAACTTGGCAGGGAAGGACTTGATGATATGCACATGCATGTTTCAGGTATTGAATACGGTGAAAAAGGGGAGCGGAATCACCTGAATCTGGATGACTCAGACATGCAGTATTCTGAACTTACACGTGCCCTTAAAGACTTTAAGGTAAAAGGTCTGCTAATATGTGAAAGTCCTGACAATGAAGGTGATGCAGCGTTATTAAAAAGAACGTATGAGGGTTTGTAG
- a CDS encoding HoxN/HupN/NixA family nickel/cobalt transporter translates to MDILSIGADGLTSGLSLFIVMSAFLLGALHALEPGHGKSIMAVFVMGTDADLKDALLLGMTIVVSHVVVVLALGVASIYLVEALNVDMTHDIMSVLGGTILIAVGIWILRKFFHPHEHAIDTKKGVIAIGLSTGLIPCPAALAVLLFSIANNQVYNGLIYVLIFSAGLAIAITSLSVIFVKGKGFIESYVSSTKINKLPLVSGSVIVVIGIFTLLHPFLEHVAPSLHI, encoded by the coding sequence ATGGATATACTTTCAATTGGAGCAGATGGGCTTACTTCAGGTCTCAGCCTATTTATAGTCATGTCTGCATTCCTGCTCGGTGCACTACATGCACTGGAGCCAGGACACGGAAAATCTATAATGGCAGTTTTTGTAATGGGTACTGATGCAGATCTTAAAGATGCACTTCTCCTTGGGATGACTATTGTTGTTTCTCATGTCGTAGTGGTATTGGCATTGGGTGTTGCATCAATATATCTGGTAGAAGCTTTGAATGTGGACATGACTCATGATATCATGAGTGTACTTGGAGGAACAATTCTCATAGCAGTAGGCATCTGGATCTTGAGAAAATTCTTCCATCCTCACGAACATGCAATTGATACTAAAAAAGGTGTAATTGCAATAGGCTTGTCAACAGGACTTATTCCATGTCCGGCTGCACTCGCAGTATTGCTGTTCAGCATTGCAAACAATCAGGTGTATAATGGTTTGATATATGTACTGATATTCAGTGCAGGTCTGGCAATAGCTATCACTTCACTATCAGTCATATTTGTTAAAGGAAAAGGCTTTATTGAGAGCTATGTAAGCAGCACGAAGATAAACAAACTTCCGCTTGTGAGTGGTTCTGTTATTGTAGTAATTGGCATCTTCACATTGCTGCATCCATTCCTGGAGCATGTGGCACCGTCACTTCACATCTAA
- a CDS encoding winged helix-turn-helix domain-containing protein: MSQESNDTNDIESQFLKLFYALDSKTRLKMIQSLHKNEKHISELAREQELSIPVASKHVSILEEASLIERHIYGKTHVLEINNKDVASSLDILAPTKSIKVKKGTSLLDALKRVAIVETKKLKGIEQVVAVNGDEGFYIYEKEGELCDQTVQKCTLSDDVTITWKKLEPIAKMRLNIEIED; the protein is encoded by the coding sequence ATGAGTCAAGAGAGTAATGATACTAATGACATAGAATCACAATTCTTAAAATTATTTTATGCACTTGATAGCAAAACAAGACTAAAGATGATACAGAGTCTGCACAAGAATGAAAAACATATTTCAGAGCTGGCGCGCGAACAGGAACTATCAATACCCGTTGCCTCAAAACATGTAAGCATCCTGGAAGAAGCCAGTCTTATTGAAAGACACATATATGGAAAAACCCACGTTCTGGAAATAAATAATAAAGATGTTGCCAGTTCACTGGACATCCTGGCACCAACCAAATCAATTAAGGTGAAAAAAGGGACCAGTCTGCTTGATGCTCTGAAAAGAGTTGCAATTGTAGAAACAAAGAAGCTAAAGGGAATAGAACAGGTGGTCGCAGTGAATGGTGATGAAGGATTTTACATTTATGAAAAAGAGGGAGAGCTCTGTGACCAGACTGTCCAGAAGTGCACATTATCTGATGACGTAACAATTACATGGAAGAAACTAGAACCTATTGCAAAAATGCGCCTCAATATTGAAATCGAAGACTGA
- a CDS encoding energy-coupling factor ABC transporter ATP-binding protein, with product MVILETKNLSFSYPDGTLALDSISVTIEKGKKIAFVGRNGSGKSTLFLSMNGTHRPKKGEILFHGKSMKYDSKSLREIRKNIGIVFQNSDDQIFAPTIYQDVAFGPTNLGYPKDKVEDIVNKTLEYVGLTHLKDKPPHHLSGGQKKRVAIAGIVAMDPEVIILDEPLANLDPVGADEVMDLLNELNYFGKTIIISTHDVNLAYGWADYVFLMNEHKVISEGTPEAIFMHDDNLKAAYLRRPVTLEIYEEIKRRGLVKPQCCPRDIPDLVHSLRSQQLLWAKVPSEVKEGDYINLGILYGDYAPDSGYEAANCKVLHIHEDGLAIVEMERRPYRAGSIGIYDTSRYSKDELCDIILRDEIECIGAMGKRSKVLAERDEIYLHVTAGVVDRSILNSLAGQRCLILTNGGMVCHALKRIKDYMEKSGINIPVTVVNPDQKKSESDNINN from the coding sequence TTGGTTATATTAGAAACAAAAAATCTGAGTTTTTCCTATCCTGATGGGACTCTTGCTCTGGACAGCATTAGCGTTACCATTGAAAAAGGTAAAAAAATAGCTTTTGTCGGACGTAATGGTTCCGGAAAATCAACATTGTTTCTATCAATGAATGGAACTCACCGTCCAAAAAAGGGTGAAATCCTCTTTCATGGAAAGTCTATGAAATACGATTCAAAATCTCTCAGAGAAATCAGGAAGAATATTGGTATAGTTTTCCAGAATTCAGATGACCAGATATTCGCTCCTACTATTTACCAGGACGTTGCTTTCGGTCCAACAAACCTTGGCTACCCAAAAGATAAGGTAGAAGATATTGTTAATAAAACACTTGAATATGTGGGTCTGACACACCTGAAAGATAAACCACCTCATCATTTAAGTGGTGGCCAGAAAAAGAGGGTTGCAATTGCAGGAATTGTTGCAATGGATCCTGAAGTTATCATTCTGGATGAACCTCTTGCAAATCTGGATCCTGTAGGTGCAGATGAGGTAATGGATTTACTAAATGAATTGAATTATTTCGGGAAAACGATAATCATATCCACTCATGATGTGAATCTGGCATATGGCTGGGCAGACTATGTATTTCTGATGAATGAGCATAAAGTGATCAGTGAAGGTACACCTGAAGCTATTTTTATGCATGATGATAATCTTAAGGCTGCATATCTCAGACGACCTGTGACTCTTGAGATCTATGAAGAGATCAAACGCAGGGGTCTTGTAAAACCGCAATGCTGCCCCCGGGATATTCCAGATCTAGTTCATTCTTTGCGCTCACAGCAATTATTGTGGGCTAAAGTACCATCTGAGGTAAAAGAAGGGGACTACATCAATCTTGGTATATTATATGGTGATTATGCTCCGGATTCTGGCTATGAGGCTGCAAACTGTAAAGTTCTGCACATTCATGAGGATGGTCTTGCAATTGTCGAAATGGAAAGAAGGCCATACAGGGCAGGTTCTATTGGAATATATGATACTTCAAGATATTCAAAAGATGAGCTTTGTGATATAATACTCAGGGATGAAATTGAATGTATTGGGGCAATGGGCAAGAGAAGCAAAGTTCTGGCAGAAAGAGATGAGATTTATCTTCATGTCACTGCAGGTGTTGTGGACCGTTCAATCCTGAATTCTCTGGCAGGTCAGAGGTGTCTGATTCTTACAAATGGTGGTATGGTCTGCCATGCTCTTAAAAGAATAAAGGATTACATGGAAAAAAGCGGAATCAATATTCCTGTTACTGTTGTTAACCCTGATCAAAAAAAGTCAGAATCGGATAACATAAATAACTAA
- the cbiQ gene encoding cobalt ECF transporter T component CbiQ: MAHILDDYAVLSPLRYRNNWLKIAIVTFGLLAGVSSNSPLVPFIIAICMSFATIYFGKIPASFYLRILAAPAGFVLVSAVIIAFFFGEGAKLFSFDIFGLTFGVSRAGLNMAFLVLARTLGGMSCLFFLSLTTPMIELFSVLKATKLPDSFLEIAMMMYRYIFVFLDVAIGVRYAQSVRLGYKDFRTSFRSMVMLGTNLFIRSWEQGEKIFVSMNSRCYDGKLILLDEKRPINIAEALLTVIYFAVVIVAFYFTRDASIF, from the coding sequence ATGGCACATATACTTGATGACTATGCTGTCCTGAGCCCTCTCAGGTACAGGAACAACTGGCTTAAGATAGCCATTGTTACTTTTGGTCTTCTTGCAGGAGTCTCTTCAAATTCTCCGCTGGTTCCTTTTATAATAGCTATCTGTATGAGTTTTGCAACCATTTATTTTGGGAAGATACCAGCTTCTTTTTATTTAAGGATATTAGCTGCTCCGGCTGGTTTTGTTCTTGTAAGTGCTGTAATTATAGCATTTTTCTTTGGTGAAGGTGCCAAACTGTTTTCATTTGATATTTTCGGACTAACTTTCGGCGTAAGCCGTGCCGGTCTTAATATGGCTTTTCTGGTACTCGCACGTACACTGGGAGGTATGTCATGCCTGTTCTTCCTTTCTCTGACAACACCTATGATCGAATTATTCTCGGTTCTTAAAGCCACAAAACTTCCGGATTCATTCCTTGAGATAGCAATGATGATGTATCGCTACATCTTTGTTTTTTTAGATGTTGCAATAGGTGTAAGGTATGCCCAGTCAGTGAGGCTGGGGTATAAGGACTTCAGGACATCTTTCAGGTCCATGGTCATGCTTGGTACTAACCTTTTCATAAGGTCCTGGGAACAGGGTGAAAAGATATTCGTATCCATGAATTCACGATGTTATGATGGGAAGTTAATATTGCTGGATGAAAAAAGACCCATAAATATAGCAGAGGCCCTGCTAACAGTTATTTATTTTGCAGTTGTTATAGTGGCTTTTTACTTTACAAGGGATGCATCCATTTTTTGA
- a CDS encoding energy-coupling factor ABC transporter substrate-binding protein, which produces MKLEYIVGLIVILFAAQFFYGAAANPDSEFGGADGAAGDFVSENFGYEPFTPWFQKYLFEPPGGETESLLFALQAAFGAIVIGYTFGYYKGKGQSNK; this is translated from the coding sequence ATGAAACTAGAATATATTGTAGGTTTAATTGTCATTCTTTTTGCTGCACAGTTCTTCTACGGAGCAGCAGCAAATCCGGATTCTGAATTTGGTGGTGCAGATGGTGCAGCAGGAGATTTTGTCTCAGAGAATTTCGGCTATGAACCTTTTACACCATGGTTCCAGAAGTATCTCTTTGAACCACCTGGAGGAGAAACAGAAAGTCTGCTCTTTGCACTTCAGGCTGCATTCGGTGCAATCGTGATAGGTTACACATTCGGATACTATAAGGGCAAAGGACAGAGTAACAAATAA
- a CDS encoding energy-coupling factor ABC transporter permease — MHIFEGFLPSPWWQLWFVFSIPVILYGMYKLNKLVSERREVVPLLAVAGAFIFVLSSLKLPSVTGSSSHPTGTGMAAILFGPAITAVLGVIVLLYQAIFLAHGGITTLGANAASMAIIGPFVAYIFYKAASKSGMNFYLNVFLATAIADWVTYVVTSLQLAVAFPSAEGGILASFTAFATIFAATQVPLAIMEGALTALIMKYVVQIKSDVLVDLNVLTTSAVTKLKEAME; from the coding sequence ATGCATATATTCGAGGGTTTCTTACCATCACCTTGGTGGCAGTTATGGTTTGTATTCTCTATTCCGGTAATACTGTATGGTATGTATAAATTGAATAAGCTTGTAAGCGAAAGAAGGGAAGTTGTTCCTCTGCTTGCAGTAGCAGGTGCTTTTATATTCGTTCTCTCATCTCTTAAACTTCCTTCAGTAACAGGAAGTTCTTCACATCCGACAGGCACGGGAATGGCAGCCATCCTCTTTGGTCCTGCAATTACAGCAGTTCTTGGTGTAATAGTTCTTCTTTATCAGGCTATTTTTCTGGCACACGGTGGTATAACCACACTTGGTGCAAACGCTGCATCCATGGCAATAATTGGTCCTTTTGTTGCGTACATATTCTATAAGGCAGCGTCAAAATCAGGTATGAACTTTTATCTGAACGTTTTCCTTGCAACAGCAATAGCGGATTGGGTCACTTATGTTGTGACATCTTTGCAACTGGCAGTAGCATTCCCTTCGGCAGAGGGTGGAATATTGGCATCATTCACAGCATTTGCCACAATATTCGCAGCAACCCAGGTTCCACTTGCGATTATGGAAGGAGCTCTTACAGCACTCATCATGAAGTATGTTGTTCAGATCAAGAGCGATGTTCTTGTTGATCTTAATGTGCTTACAACCTCTGCAGTTACAAAACTTAAGGAGGCAATGGAATGA
- the cbiE gene encoding precorrin-6y C5,15-methyltransferase (decarboxylating) subunit CbiE: protein MIVVGVGVGPNMLTQEAIEVIINAPVVYGSKRSIELAEEFIKCDSHIIKDYKNLHLLPEDAVILSTGDPMFSGLGKFATEKDRVVTGVSSVQATCSRFHVDMSTLAIITAHGRDPAPAKDALIREVGLGKNIFMLPAENFGVKEVGALLRGMGVTGKLCIYEDIGYSYERAVCGTIEKPPENNSDVYCIMVVQ, encoded by the coding sequence ATGATAGTAGTGGGTGTTGGCGTTGGTCCGAATATGTTGACCCAGGAAGCCATAGAAGTTATCATCAATGCTCCTGTTGTGTATGGTTCAAAACGTTCAATCGAGCTTGCAGAAGAGTTCATCAAATGTGATTCTCATATTATTAAAGATTATAAGAATCTTCATCTTCTGCCGGAAGATGCGGTTATACTTTCCACCGGTGACCCAATGTTTTCAGGACTTGGGAAATTTGCAACCGAAAAGGACAGGGTTGTTACAGGCGTTTCATCTGTTCAAGCCACATGTTCACGTTTTCATGTAGATATGTCAACTCTTGCAATAATCACTGCTCATGGAAGGGATCCTGCTCCTGCAAAGGATGCTCTCATCAGGGAGGTTGGTCTTGGAAAAAATATTTTCATGTTACCCGCAGAGAATTTTGGTGTTAAAGAGGTTGGCGCACTACTTCGTGGAATGGGTGTAACCGGTAAGCTCTGTATCTATGAAGATATTGGTTATTCCTATGAACGTGCTGTATGTGGGACTATAGAAAAGCCACCTGAGAATAATTCTGATGTGTATTGCATCATGGTTGTGCAATAA
- a CDS encoding cobalt-precorrin-5B (C(1))-methyltransferase gives MIDPVNKSKIPDEWLDRSKMPREELEEGIKNGTLVVLSDGSVLKRGYTTGTTAAMAAKAAVLSLGGDVKHISVPTSVGLRAEMDVTGSKGHAVAVKMNNDHESDITRGLEFVADAREAEGINVYAGEGIGIVTRSGLESKKGHPAINPGPMKQIKESIKEAVDELGLKGAEVTIYLPRGKEIAKQTLNSRIGIVDGISILGSTGFVEPWNDHLGEMKGDLIRCSDKVVLTTGRVGIRYSTMLFPDHTVVLAGSRISEALDSAHGDVVICGLPGLVLKWGNPDMLKESGFATVVEMIELDPENERLKQAFNMAVEKGNGARIVVVDRDGTVLMDSGE, from the coding sequence ATGATTGACCCGGTAAACAAATCCAAGATTCCAGACGAATGGCTGGATCGTTCTAAAATGCCACGTGAAGAGCTTGAAGAAGGTATAAAGAACGGAACTCTTGTAGTTCTGAGCGATGGTTCTGTACTAAAGAGAGGATATACTACCGGAACCACTGCAGCAATGGCTGCAAAGGCAGCTGTTCTTTCCCTGGGTGGCGATGTGAAGCACATTTCAGTTCCAACATCTGTAGGACTAAGGGCAGAAATGGATGTTACAGGAAGCAAGGGACATGCTGTTGCAGTGAAAATGAATAACGATCACGAATCTGATATTACAAGGGGTCTTGAATTCGTTGCTGATGCAAGGGAAGCTGAAGGTATTAATGTCTACGCAGGTGAAGGAATTGGAATTGTTACCCGTAGTGGTCTTGAGTCCAAGAAAGGCCATCCTGCCATAAATCCTGGTCCAATGAAGCAGATTAAAGAATCCATCAAAGAGGCTGTGGATGAGCTTGGGCTTAAAGGTGCTGAAGTAACTATCTATCTTCCAAGAGGCAAGGAAATCGCAAAGCAGACACTGAACAGTCGTATTGGTATTGTTGACGGGATTTCTATTCTTGGCAGTACAGGATTTGTTGAGCCATGGAATGATCACCTTGGTGAGATGAAAGGTGATCTCATCAGATGTTCTGATAAAGTAGTACTCACCACAGGCAGAGTAGGTATTCGTTACTCAACCATGCTTTTCCCGGATCATACTGTTGTGCTTGCAGGAAGTCGAATATCTGAAGCTCTTGATTCAGCACATGGTGATGTGGTAATCTGCGGACTTCCAGGTCTTGTTTTGAAATGGGGAAATCCTGATATGCTCAAAGAAAGCGGCTTTGCCACTGTTGTTGAGATGATAGAACTTGATCCTGAGAATGAGCGCCTTAAACAGGCATTTAACATGGCTGTAGAGAAAGGCAATGGTGCACGTATTGTTGTTGTTGACAGGGACGGTACTGTTTTAATGGACAGCGGGGAATAA
- the mutL gene encoding DNA mismatch repair endonuclease MutL, translating to MTEKSCDIKGSRIQLLDESTINKIAAGEVIERPASVVKELIENSIDAHATDVRVEIGGYGTKSMLVIDNGIGMSHTDASMAFKKHATSKINRIEDLDSILTMGFRGEALASIASVARVELVTRQEVDIEGTKVVVDTSGIKNITSTGAPVGTSILVNDLFYSTPARRKYLKSARTELAHIIDVVSRNALSHPDVSFTLVIDGKVNLRSPSSVKMLDSIVHLYGADVARSLVPLEYESDLLTISGYVSKPEFTRSGKDFQVFFINGRPIYSNQLSNAVRLGYYTLLPKGRYPAAFLNFIINPVNVDVNVHPAKREVRLSHEKEIGVMIIAAVEEALAKESLVPEVQLDKKDVPVQSRLNISGTKTISSPSPSSSTPEDKQAAYGSVESGKPSDGYVSSSQSASISSGSSVSSYDYRDSDLTHKEEKAPKKPTSEFESESSSPIIISDEEPVGKTKTNVVKEEKEPYHYPAIDTHRRLKRSERLQTSVSSEGAAELEELKASFNPSGVKVFGQYADLYILTEMDGKLVLIDQHAAHERIMYEQVLRMQDMGWQELITPITLDLSQKEIAIIEDFIPQLEEMGFSISEFGPKSYVVTTVPSIFGKLEDTDVIHDIISDLLSVGRVKEDTERYDLLCSTMACRAAIKAGAICNIKQMEELIRQLMNCNNPYTCPHGRPTMISFTKDELAKLFKRTG from the coding sequence ATGACTGAGAAATCGTGTGATATTAAAGGTTCCAGAATACAATTACTGGATGAATCCACCATCAATAAAATAGCAGCAGGAGAAGTAATTGAACGCCCTGCTTCAGTAGTAAAAGAGCTAATTGAAAACTCAATTGATGCACACGCTACCGATGTTCGAGTGGAAATAGGGGGGTATGGCACGAAAAGCATGTTAGTTATTGACAATGGCATAGGTATGAGTCATACGGATGCTTCAATGGCCTTTAAAAAGCATGCTACAAGTAAAATTAACCGAATCGAGGATCTTGATAGTATTCTCACCATGGGATTCAGGGGTGAGGCTCTTGCTTCCATTGCTTCCGTTGCACGTGTGGAACTAGTAACCAGACAGGAAGTGGATATTGAGGGCACCAAAGTTGTGGTTGACACAAGTGGAATCAAGAACATAACTTCAACCGGTGCTCCGGTTGGAACCAGTATACTTGTCAATGATCTCTTCTACAGCACACCTGCACGCAGGAAATATCTCAAGAGTGCCAGAACCGAACTGGCACATATTATTGATGTGGTCTCAAGAAACGCTTTGTCACATCCAGATGTTTCCTTTACTCTTGTTATAGATGGAAAAGTGAACCTGCGTTCTCCATCGTCTGTAAAGATGCTTGACAGCATAGTTCATTTGTATGGTGCTGATGTTGCACGTTCTCTTGTTCCACTGGAATATGAATCAGATCTCCTTACAATCTCCGGATATGTATCAAAACCGGAGTTTACAAGGAGTGGAAAGGATTTTCAGGTATTTTTCATCAATGGACGGCCTATATATTCAAATCAGCTTAGTAATGCTGTAAGACTTGGTTATTATACGCTGCTTCCAAAAGGTCGGTATCCGGCAGCTTTCCTTAACTTTATTATCAATCCTGTGAACGTTGATGTGAACGTACATCCTGCAAAGAGAGAAGTCAGGCTAAGTCATGAAAAAGAAATTGGTGTCATGATTATAGCTGCTGTAGAGGAAGCACTTGCAAAGGAGTCTCTTGTTCCTGAAGTCCAGCTGGACAAAAAAGATGTTCCTGTCCAGTCACGTTTAAATATTTCAGGAACTAAAACAATTTCGTCTCCTTCTCCTTCTTCAAGTACTCCTGAAGACAAACAAGCAGCATATGGTTCTGTAGAATCCGGAAAACCTTCTGATGGATATGTTTCCTCTTCACAGTCCGCATCAATTTCTTCAGGATCATCAGTTTCATCTTATGATTACCGGGATTCTGATCTTACTCATAAAGAAGAAAAAGCTCCCAAAAAACCAACCTCTGAATTTGAGTCTGAAAGTTCATCTCCAATTATAATTTCAGATGAAGAACCAGTTGGAAAAACAAAAACGAATGTTGTAAAAGAGGAAAAAGAGCCTTATCATTATCCTGCTATAGATACACATCGCCGTCTGAAAAGAAGCGAGAGGCTACAGACAAGTGTGAGTTCGGAAGGAGCAGCAGAGCTGGAAGAACTGAAAGCTTCATTTAATCCTTCGGGAGTGAAGGTATTCGGTCAGTATGCCGATCTTTATATTCTTACAGAAATGGATGGCAAGCTCGTTCTTATTGACCAGCATGCAGCACATGAACGTATCATGTATGAGCAGGTGTTAAGAATGCAGGATATGGGATGGCAGGAGCTAATAACTCCGATTACTCTTGATTTGAGCCAGAAAGAGATAGCAATTATTGAGGATTTCATTCCGCAGCTTGAGGAAATGGGTTTTTCTATTTCAGAATTCGGTCCGAAGAGTTATGTTGTGACCACAGTTCCAAGTATATTTGGAAAGCTTGAGGATACTGATGTGATTCATGATATAATCTCAGACCTTCTTTCAGTCGGAAGGGTAAAGGAAGATACGGAACGCTATGACCTTTTGTGCAGTACCATGGCATGTCGTGCAGCTATCAAGGCAGGTGCCATATGTAACATTAAACAAATGGAAGAACTCATTCGTCAACTCATGAACTGCAACAACCCCTACACCTGTCCGCATGGCCGTCCAACTATGATTTCTTTTACTAAGGATGAACTGGCAAAGCTCTTCAAAAGGACCGGATAG